In Lewinellaceae bacterium, a single window of DNA contains:
- the pyrF gene encoding orotidine-5'-phosphate decarboxylase — MTRQELYQQIQSKGSYLCVGLDADFERIPRHLLKYEDPVYEFNRQVIDATKDLCVAYKPNLAFYEAQGARGWASLQKTLAYIPEEHFAIADAKRGDIGNTSRLYARAFFETMDFDAVTVAPYMGEDSVAPFLGFEGKWVILLALTSNQGSQDFQMDKQENGQPLYEKVMRRAQQWGGPDQLMFVVGATHPEQFEEVRRIAPEHFLLVPGIGAQGGDLQAVSRYGFNDRCGLLVNSSRGIIFAGDGEDFADKARAAAMEVQGEMAGLLR; from the coding sequence ATGACCCGCCAGGAACTCTACCAGCAGATTCAATCCAAAGGCTCTTACCTCTGCGTAGGGCTGGACGCTGATTTTGAGCGCATTCCCCGCCACTTATTGAAGTACGAAGATCCCGTCTATGAGTTTAACCGGCAGGTCATCGACGCCACTAAGGATTTGTGTGTAGCGTACAAACCCAATCTGGCTTTCTACGAGGCGCAGGGCGCCAGGGGGTGGGCCTCCCTTCAGAAAACCCTGGCGTACATCCCCGAAGAGCACTTCGCCATTGCCGACGCCAAGCGGGGCGATATCGGCAACACCTCCCGCCTCTACGCCCGCGCCTTTTTCGAAACGATGGATTTCGACGCAGTGACCGTGGCGCCCTACATGGGCGAAGACTCGGTGGCTCCTTTCCTGGGCTTTGAAGGCAAGTGGGTGATCCTCCTGGCCCTGACCTCCAACCAGGGCAGCCAGGATTTCCAGATGGACAAACAGGAAAACGGCCAGCCGCTCTATGAAAAGGTTATGCGCCGCGCACAACAGTGGGGCGGGCCGGATCAGCTCATGTTCGTCGTCGGCGCCACTCATCCGGAGCAATTCGAAGAGGTGCGGCGCATCGCTCCGGAGCACTTCCTGCTGGTTCCGGGCATAGGCGCGCAAGGGGGCGATTTGCAGGCGGTGAGCCGCTACGGCTTCAACGATCGCTGCGGCCTGCTGGTCAATTCCTCCCGGGGCATCATCTTCGCCGGCGATGGGGAGGATTTTGCGGACAAGGCCCGGGCAGCGGCGATGGAGGTGCAGGGGGAGATGGCGGGGTTGCTTCGATAG
- a CDS encoding GNAT family N-acetyltransferase — translation MFAYGPATTDAHLQQIMVLQKANLPKNISFEEALEQGFVTVDHDMETLRDMNTPYCHSAAWAGEELAGYALVMETRFSARIPVLVPMFELLDGIIWRGKLLKEWDYFVMGQVCVAKPYRGKGVFRGLYFNMRERLSTYFDLVVTEISTRNPRSIRAHEKVGFDTIHEYADPDGEHWVVVGWGLE, via the coding sequence ATGTTCGCCTACGGCCCTGCCACCACCGATGCCCACCTGCAGCAGATCATGGTCCTGCAAAAGGCCAACCTGCCCAAAAACATCAGCTTCGAGGAAGCCCTGGAGCAGGGTTTCGTCACGGTAGACCACGATATGGAAACCCTGCGGGACATGAACACGCCGTACTGCCACAGCGCCGCCTGGGCCGGCGAAGAGCTGGCCGGCTACGCTCTGGTGATGGAGACGCGTTTCAGTGCCCGCATTCCCGTACTCGTTCCTATGTTTGAGCTGTTGGATGGCATTATCTGGCGCGGCAAGCTTTTAAAGGAGTGGGACTACTTCGTGATGGGGCAGGTATGCGTGGCAAAACCTTACCGGGGCAAGGGCGTCTTCAGGGGCCTGTATTTCAATATGCGGGAACGGCTGTCTACCTATTTCGACCTGGTAGTTACCGAGATTTCCACCCGTAACCCCCGTTCCATTCGGGCCCACGAAAAGGTAGGTTTCGATACCATTCATGAATATGCCGATCCGGATGGGGAACATTGGGTAGTTGTGGGTTGGGGATTGGAATGA
- a CDS encoding Uma2 family endonuclease, with product MAEKKLDTLTIEEYLVLEEQSEIKNEYAYGIITAMSGGTLNHGIIGNNINTELSNRVKEKGAECITINGDVKIFIEKADSFVYPDGMMICGGIQTAEGDEHSVINPILIVEVLSKSTESYDRGDKFHKYCSLPSFREYVLIDQYKPVIDILYKEDSSYWKMTTTIGMDKSIYLTSLDCYISMADIYRNTQNLAAPQFRLDL from the coding sequence ATGGCCGAGAAAAAGTTGGATACCCTTACGATTGAAGAATATTTAGTTCTCGAAGAGCAGTCTGAAATAAAAAATGAATATGCGTATGGCATCATTACCGCCATGAGCGGCGGAACTTTAAATCATGGTATCATTGGCAATAATATTAATACAGAGTTGAGTAACCGCGTTAAAGAAAAAGGAGCTGAATGTATTACGATTAACGGCGATGTCAAAATATTCATTGAAAAGGCCGATTCATTTGTTTACCCGGATGGCATGATGATTTGCGGAGGAATTCAAACCGCTGAAGGAGATGAGCATTCTGTGATCAACCCGATTTTGATTGTGGAGGTACTTTCTAAGTCGACGGAGAGCTACGACAGAGGGGATAAATTCCATAAGTATTGTTCCCTGCCTTCCTTCAGGGAATATGTGTTGATCGATCAATATAAACCGGTGATAGACATATTGTATAAAGAGGATTCCTCTTATTGGAAAATGACAACCACAATTGGAATGGATAAAAGTATATACCTAACCAGTTTGGACTGCTATATTTCTATGGCCGATATTTACCGCAATACTCAGAACCTAGCGGCACCACAATTCAGGTTGGATTTATAA
- a CDS encoding gliding motility-associated C-terminal domain-containing protein: MSFRNTIPALGALFLLALPFTVRGTHIVGGEMNYTCLGNNQYEITLTIFRDCYNGNPNAWFDNPASIGVFNSQNILLEEILVPLMNNDTLDPVLSSECLVVPPNVCVHTTTYRTTINLPPIAGGYQLAYQRCCRNQTIVNIVDPLGTGATYGVTISEQALEECNSNPKFQQWPPIYICVNEPIVFDQSAIDQDGDSIVYRLCTPLSGANPVIPMPQPPNNPPYAPIAWINPPYNESNMLNGVAGGVALEIDSQTGLLTGLPNTIGQFVVGICVEEYRDGALISTTRRDFQYNVGQCGQAAAAFTAPEIQCDSRTVLFENESQGADDFIWLFNDPGNPGATATSANAVYTFSDTGLYTVMLIAEPGQVCEDTAFQQVYLQDNTLDAAFDYAFVSCSDSLVIQVTDLSQDPVSGLAEWYWELLPAGASSAEQNPTFVVTSNGNYTLRLTATAANGCQQILEEPFAAALIEEELAADTLAICSGESVFLNPDFNADYTYAWAPAEGIVDPANPNPEVQPLETTTYNVTISDGGGFCELELAATVVVPEPVTATAPADTVICSDSFLLEGQSNTGISFLWASDPDFDTVLSNSNTLEISPMGPETYYFLARDTFGCLTTDSIQVTGNGIDVLTTTERAVCPGDNGAVAAINLDPADTLSYSWSPSNLILAGSSSPTAIIGLSEPGAYALYVFLENQFGCTLQDSTSLTLIDTSSQLSFLVSQQCSGYAVQFSSSSVNAPFYNWNFGDTAAPNASAQGAAVVYAYPGPGTYPVTVTLSSFIECPDTLVQEIVVGEPAIAPAFTWEVIACSDSVTLQFFDQSVNDQSAIVAWEWDFGGGRFASVPNPVITLGASEVLNVQLAITSDDGCRDTVRQQFPVEVFQLALPDSITACPEQPAELNPMAVPGLNYQWSPAGLFEDPTQPNPIVILDASQLFSVTVTDESGLCRLEGEVAAVVPPPIEYELPQDTQSCEPDFLLFAESEQAVEFAWSTAPDFSAVFATTPEVMVQPGAASTYYLRLTDGQGCQVVDSVELARRQILVFLSESTAICRGDTVALELVNLTGDPLTYSWSPSSAIITGADTSSPLVSPQSNQVFTVQVMDEFGCMLTESTRVIVSEQVPPLSATAEPDTLFGPGQTQLEATLDGGYAYRWRPSQGLNNITIYNPTAQIDSTTTFTVEITDEEGCRNAVELRVVVVTECREPFIFVPNAFTPNGDNLNDLLFVEGKTIDELYFAVYNRWGEKVFETDDQSVGWDGTYKGRELSPDVFGYYLEARCFNEEAYFKKGNVTLIR, from the coding sequence GTGAGTTTCCGAAACACCATACCTGCTTTAGGGGCGCTTTTCCTGCTGGCTCTGCCCTTCACCGTTCGCGGCACCCATATCGTTGGCGGTGAGATGAACTATACCTGCCTGGGCAACAACCAATACGAGATCACGCTGACCATCTTTCGGGACTGCTACAACGGCAACCCCAACGCCTGGTTCGACAACCCGGCTTCCATCGGCGTTTTCAATTCCCAGAACATTCTGCTGGAGGAAATACTGGTGCCCCTGATGAACAACGACACCCTCGACCCGGTCTTGTCGAGCGAATGCCTGGTGGTGCCGCCCAATGTGTGCGTGCACACCACTACCTACCGGACGACCATCAACCTGCCGCCTATCGCGGGGGGCTATCAGTTGGCCTACCAGCGCTGCTGCCGCAACCAGACCATTGTCAACATCGTCGACCCGCTGGGCACGGGAGCGACTTATGGCGTGACCATCTCGGAGCAGGCGCTTGAGGAATGCAACAGCAACCCCAAGTTCCAGCAGTGGCCTCCTATATATATATGCGTGAACGAGCCGATCGTCTTCGACCAGTCCGCCATCGACCAGGATGGGGATTCCATCGTTTACCGGCTTTGCACGCCGCTCTCGGGCGCCAATCCGGTTATTCCCATGCCTCAGCCGCCGAATAACCCGCCCTATGCTCCCATCGCCTGGATAAACCCTCCTTATAATGAAAGCAACATGCTGAACGGCGTGGCAGGAGGGGTGGCGTTGGAAATTGACTCCCAGACCGGCCTGCTGACCGGCCTGCCCAACACCATCGGCCAGTTCGTGGTGGGCATCTGCGTGGAAGAATACCGGGATGGAGCGCTCATCTCCACGACGCGGCGCGATTTCCAGTACAACGTCGGCCAGTGCGGCCAGGCAGCGGCGGCTTTCACCGCCCCGGAGATACAGTGCGACAGCCGGACGGTCTTGTTCGAAAACGAGAGCCAGGGCGCCGATGATTTCATCTGGTTGTTCAACGATCCCGGAAACCCCGGCGCTACGGCTACCAGCGCCAACGCCGTTTATACCTTCTCCGATACCGGCCTGTATACGGTGATGCTCATCGCCGAACCCGGCCAGGTGTGCGAAGATACTGCCTTCCAGCAGGTTTACTTGCAGGACAATACCCTGGACGCCGCCTTCGACTACGCGTTCGTTTCCTGCTCGGATTCCCTGGTAATCCAGGTGACGGACCTCAGCCAGGACCCGGTTTCCGGCCTGGCGGAATGGTACTGGGAATTGCTCCCGGCAGGAGCTTCTTCTGCGGAGCAAAACCCCACCTTTGTGGTGACTTCAAACGGCAACTACACCCTCCGGCTGACGGCGACTGCCGCCAACGGCTGCCAGCAGATCCTGGAAGAGCCTTTTGCCGCCGCCCTCATCGAAGAGGAACTGGCCGCCGATACCCTGGCGATCTGTTCCGGGGAGTCCGTCTTTTTGAATCCGGACTTCAACGCTGATTATACCTACGCCTGGGCGCCCGCCGAAGGCATTGTGGACCCCGCCAACCCCAACCCCGAAGTGCAACCCCTGGAAACCACGACCTACAACGTCACCATTTCCGACGGCGGCGGCTTTTGCGAGCTCGAACTGGCAGCCACGGTGGTCGTCCCCGAACCGGTGACTGCTACGGCTCCGGCAGACACAGTGATCTGCAGCGATTCCTTTTTGCTGGAAGGGCAAAGCAATACCGGCATTTCCTTTCTCTGGGCCAGCGATCCGGATTTCGACACCGTCCTGTCCAACTCCAACACGTTGGAAATAAGCCCAATGGGGCCGGAAACCTACTATTTCCTGGCACGGGACACCTTTGGTTGCCTGACTACCGACAGCATACAGGTTACGGGCAATGGCATCGATGTCCTTACGACCACGGAGCGGGCGGTTTGCCCGGGGGATAACGGCGCCGTGGCGGCAATCAACCTCGACCCGGCCGATACGCTGAGCTATAGCTGGTCGCCTTCCAATCTCATCCTGGCGGGGTCAAGTTCGCCCACGGCCATCATCGGGCTATCGGAGCCCGGCGCTTATGCCTTGTATGTGTTCCTGGAAAATCAATTCGGCTGCACCCTTCAGGACAGTACTTCACTGACCCTGATCGATACCTCCAGCCAGCTGTCCTTCCTGGTCAGCCAGCAGTGCAGCGGATATGCAGTGCAGTTTTCCAGCAGCAGCGTCAACGCTCCCTTTTACAACTGGAATTTTGGAGATACGGCTGCCCCAAATGCCTCGGCCCAGGGCGCGGCGGTGGTTTATGCCTATCCCGGCCCCGGAACCTATCCGGTGACGGTGACGCTGAGTAGCTTTATCGAATGCCCGGACACGCTGGTTCAGGAGATCGTGGTCGGCGAACCGGCCATTGCTCCGGCTTTCACCTGGGAGGTCATAGCCTGTTCGGATTCGGTCACGCTGCAGTTTTTCGACCAGTCCGTCAACGATCAAAGCGCCATAGTTGCCTGGGAATGGGATTTTGGAGGAGGGCGTTTTGCTTCCGTTCCGAACCCGGTAATTACCCTCGGCGCTTCGGAAGTCCTGAATGTTCAACTGGCCATCACCTCAGATGATGGTTGCCGGGATACCGTCCGGCAGCAGTTTCCGGTGGAAGTCTTCCAACTGGCGTTGCCAGATAGCATCACTGCCTGTCCGGAGCAACCGGCGGAGCTAAACCCTATGGCGGTGCCGGGACTGAATTACCAATGGTCGCCGGCCGGCCTTTTTGAAGACCCCACCCAGCCCAACCCCATTGTCATCCTGGATGCCAGCCAGTTGTTTTCTGTGACGGTTACGGATGAGTCTGGCTTGTGCCGGCTGGAAGGAGAAGTCGCTGCCGTAGTGCCGCCGCCCATCGAATATGAGTTGCCACAAGACACCCAGTCCTGTGAGCCGGATTTCCTTTTGTTTGCGGAAAGCGAGCAGGCAGTGGAGTTCGCCTGGTCCACTGCGCCGGATTTTTCGGCTGTTTTTGCCACCACGCCGGAAGTGATGGTTCAACCTGGCGCCGCCAGCACCTATTATCTAAGGCTTACCGACGGACAGGGCTGCCAGGTGGTGGATAGCGTGGAATTGGCTCGCCGGCAGATATTGGTTTTCCTGAGCGAATCAACGGCCATTTGCCGGGGCGATACGGTAGCCCTGGAGTTGGTTAACCTCACCGGAGACCCGCTCACTTATTCCTGGTCGCCCTCTTCAGCCATCATAACCGGAGCGGATACTTCCTCGCCCCTGGTAAGCCCCCAAAGCAACCAGGTGTTTACGGTTCAGGTTATGGATGAATTTGGCTGCATGCTTACCGAAAGTACCCGGGTGATCGTTTCCGAGCAAGTGCCGCCACTTTCGGCTACTGCCGAACCGGATACCCTTTTCGGCCCCGGGCAAACCCAGTTGGAAGCTACCCTCGACGGGGGGTATGCCTATCGCTGGAGGCCATCCCAGGGATTGAACAACATCACCATCTACAACCCTACCGCCCAGATAGACAGCACCACCACTTTTACCGTGGAAATAACTGATGAAGAAGGCTGCCGCAACGCGGTGGAACTGAGGGTGGTCGTGGTAACCGAATGCCGGGAACCTTTCATTTTTGTCCCCAACGCCTTCACCCCCAACGGCGACAACCTCAACGACCTGCTTTTCGTGGAAGGCAAAACCATCGACGAGCTGTATTTCGCGGTCTACAACCGCTGGGGCGAAAAAGTTTTTGAAACCGATGACCAGTCGGTCGGCTGGGATGGAACTTATAAAGGGCGGGAACTGTCGCCCGATGTGTTCGGGTACTACCTGGAAGCGCGTTGTTTCAACGAGGAGGCGTATTTTAAGAAGGGGAATGTGACGCTTATTCGGTAG
- the mqnE gene encoding aminofutalosine synthase MqnE: MQKNKPIEVILEDKTLDSQLRGIAEKVFRGTRITEQEGLYLFEQGELAFVGALANYIREKRHGDHTYFNRNFHIEPTNVCLYTCSFCSYSRLIKKREEGWEYSMDDIMDIVRKYDGKPVTEVHIVGGVLPQYGVEFYSELFRRIKAHRPELHVKALTPVEYHYIFKKAKVSYEEGMRLMKEAGLDSMPGGGAEIFHPEIRDQIAGGKCSGEQWLRIHEIWHELGGRSNATMLYGHIEEYRHRIHHLEELRKLQDKTGGFQTFIPLKFRNKGNQMSHVPESTVIEDLRNYAISRIYLDNFGHVKAYWPMIGREIAQLSLAFGVDDIDGTIDDTTRIYSMAGSEEQNPALSTRELVNLIRRVGRQPIERDTLYKVIQDYTDHVFEEDTAFKGYVSLPVTNKH; this comes from the coding sequence ATGCAAAAAAACAAGCCGATCGAAGTCATCCTGGAAGATAAAACGCTGGATAGCCAACTGCGGGGCATTGCCGAAAAGGTGTTCCGGGGAACGCGCATCACCGAACAAGAGGGCCTTTATCTGTTTGAACAGGGCGAGCTGGCTTTCGTAGGCGCCCTGGCCAACTACATCCGCGAAAAGCGCCACGGAGATCATACTTACTTCAACCGCAATTTCCACATCGAGCCGACCAACGTCTGCCTGTACACGTGTAGCTTCTGTTCCTACTCCCGCCTCATCAAAAAGCGGGAAGAAGGCTGGGAATACAGCATGGACGATATCATGGACATCGTCCGGAAATACGACGGAAAGCCGGTAACAGAGGTACACATTGTCGGCGGGGTGCTGCCCCAGTACGGCGTGGAATTCTACAGCGAGTTGTTCCGCCGGATCAAGGCCCACCGGCCCGAGCTGCACGTCAAAGCCCTCACCCCGGTGGAGTACCACTACATTTTTAAAAAGGCCAAGGTGAGCTACGAAGAAGGCATGCGGCTGATGAAAGAAGCCGGCCTGGACAGCATGCCGGGCGGCGGGGCTGAGATTTTCCACCCTGAGATCCGCGATCAGATTGCCGGCGGCAAATGCAGTGGCGAGCAGTGGCTGCGCATCCACGAGATTTGGCACGAGCTGGGGGGCCGTTCCAACGCCACCATGCTCTACGGGCACATCGAGGAATACCGCCACCGCATCCACCACCTGGAAGAACTGAGAAAACTACAGGACAAGACCGGCGGATTCCAGACGTTCATCCCGCTGAAGTTCCGCAACAAGGGCAACCAGATGTCTCACGTGCCGGAATCAACCGTCATCGAAGACCTGCGCAACTACGCCATCAGCCGAATTTACCTGGACAATTTCGGCCACGTCAAAGCCTACTGGCCGATGATCGGCCGCGAGATAGCACAATTGTCCCTCGCCTTTGGCGTGGACGACATCGACGGAACCATTGACGACACCACCCGGATTTACTCCATGGCGGGCAGCGAAGAACAAAACCCGGCCCTGAGCACCCGGGAGCTGGTGAACCTGATCCGCCGGGTGGGGAGGCAGCCCATAGAGCGGGATACGCTGTATAAGGTGATCCAGGACTATACCGATCATGTATTTGAAGAAGACACGGCATTCAAGGGATATGTATCTCTGCCGGTTACAAATAAGCATTGA
- a CDS encoding histidine phosphatase family protein, with amino-acid sequence MPKEIYIIRHGETDYNRQGIVQGQGVDTSLNDLGRRQASAFFEHYRHIDFEAVLTSRLRRTHETVQPFIEQGLPWEQFADINEIAWGDHEGKKSTPAMMQQYRRITDEWKSGNFHASLEGAESAASLAGRISRFIEHLRERPENTLLVCSHGRAMRCLMCLLQEQPLQNMDNYHHSNTGLYQMTYQDNNFHFLMENDLSHLEAAGMKPA; translated from the coding sequence ATGCCAAAAGAAATTTATATCATTCGCCACGGGGAGACGGACTACAACCGGCAGGGCATTGTACAGGGGCAAGGAGTGGACACCAGCCTCAACGATTTGGGGCGGCGCCAGGCCAGCGCTTTTTTCGAACACTATCGCCACATTGATTTTGAGGCGGTGCTGACCTCCCGCCTGCGGCGCACCCATGAAACCGTTCAACCTTTCATTGAACAGGGGCTGCCCTGGGAGCAATTTGCCGACATCAACGAGATCGCCTGGGGCGATCACGAAGGAAAGAAGAGCACGCCGGCGATGATGCAGCAGTACCGCCGGATCACCGATGAGTGGAAGAGTGGCAATTTCCACGCCAGCCTGGAAGGAGCGGAGAGCGCCGCCAGCCTGGCCGGCCGCATCTCTCGTTTTATAGAACACCTGCGCGAACGCCCGGAAAATACGCTGCTGGTCTGCTCCCACGGCCGGGCGATGCGCTGCCTGATGTGCCTGCTACAGGAACAGCCTCTTCAAAACATGGATAATTACCACCATTCGAACACCGGCCTGTACCAGATGACGTATCAGGACAACAACTTCCACTTCCTGATGGAAAACGACCTGAGCCACCTGGAAGCCGCCGGCATGAAACCAGCCTGA
- a CDS encoding aminopeptidase yields MKKILLILGLALAVQLSAQYEFTTRYNIECTSVKNQQRTGTCWSFSTASFLESELMRMGKPEADLSEMYMVRTIYVDKARNYILRQGKANFSQGGLNHDVMRAFQMAGAVPESVYSGLLPGDKYHDHDEMEAAMKGMLDGLVGRKKLSNRWLGAIDCILDNYMGEAPETFTYQGKTYTPQSYAKSLGIKAEDYVTLTSFSHHPFYETFILEIPDNYSNGAYYNLPLDELQAIVDNALANGYTVAWDGDVGEKGFSAGKGLAVMPADPEASISQPVDELNVTQELRQEAFESYATTDDHLMHLTGLATDQNGTKYYLTKNSWGEAGQYKGFLYMSDAYFRMKTVGIMVHKDAIPKDIAAKLSL; encoded by the coding sequence ATGAAAAAGATTCTACTGATCCTCGGCCTGGCACTGGCTGTGCAACTATCCGCTCAGTACGAGTTTACCACCAGGTACAACATCGAGTGTACTTCCGTAAAAAACCAGCAGCGCACCGGCACCTGCTGGAGCTTTTCGACCGCTTCCTTCCTGGAGTCGGAGCTGATGCGCATGGGCAAGCCGGAAGCAGACCTTTCGGAGATGTATATGGTGCGCACCATTTACGTCGACAAAGCCCGAAACTACATCCTCCGGCAGGGAAAGGCCAACTTCAGCCAGGGCGGCCTCAACCACGACGTGATGCGCGCCTTCCAGATGGCGGGCGCCGTGCCTGAATCTGTCTATTCCGGCTTGTTGCCCGGCGATAAATACCACGACCACGACGAAATGGAAGCCGCCATGAAGGGCATGCTGGACGGGCTGGTAGGCCGCAAAAAGCTGAGCAACCGCTGGCTCGGCGCCATCGATTGCATCCTCGACAACTACATGGGCGAGGCGCCGGAAACGTTCACTTACCAGGGCAAAACCTACACGCCCCAATCCTATGCCAAGAGCCTGGGCATCAAAGCAGAGGATTATGTGACGCTGACTTCCTTCAGCCACCACCCGTTCTACGAAACCTTCATCCTGGAAATCCCCGACAATTACTCCAACGGCGCCTATTACAACCTTCCGCTGGATGAGCTACAGGCCATCGTCGACAACGCTCTGGCTAACGGCTACACCGTAGCCTGGGACGGGGATGTGGGAGAGAAAGGCTTCAGCGCCGGCAAGGGCCTGGCCGTCATGCCGGCCGACCCGGAGGCTTCCATCAGCCAGCCGGTTGACGAATTGAACGTTACCCAGGAGCTGCGCCAGGAGGCCTTCGAAAGCTACGCCACCACCGACGACCACCTCATGCACCTCACCGGCCTGGCCACCGACCAGAACGGCACGAAGTACTACCTGACCAAGAACTCCTGGGGCGAGGCCGGCCAGTATAAGGGCTTCCTGTATATGTCCGACGCGTACTTCCGTATGAAAACGGTGGGCATTATGGTGCATAAGGATGCGATACCAAAGGACATTGCGGCGAAGTTGTCGTTGTAG
- a CDS encoding M1 family metallopeptidase: MMKATSIALLFLIFAACLSPLSAQEKRFFMPREIRQAYENGTRSMDGKPGPKYWHNTVDYTIEVEVIPEEKKIAGTELAVYYNNSPDALDRLVVRLYHDAFRKANPRAYRVRPEDITEGVEITRLAINGQEYSLERGQGVSKNGTNTAIRLKEALPPGAKLTLEIDWAQYIPETTVRTGAYDSTSFFIAYWYPQIAVYDDVFGWDELAYDFSTEFYNNLGNYDVKITAPKNFTVLSTGVLQNAREVLPDEIFQRYQKAKGASETVSIIGPGDLEGGYENQSGAWHYKAEKVSDFAFCLSDHYCWDAAAQEVAGRNVLVNSFYAVENAANCQQVTANQQKTMKHFSEDVPGIPYPYPEFTTFIAEGGGGMEYPMMANNGNPGLGVTVHEMFHTYFPMYVRVNEKRFAWMDEGWADYITDVVTGRYFQGKEGFDFGSSATQVQGTMGTISDLPLITSTQFMDFSNYGYASYPLPAFIYATLHHHLGEETFLKCYREYIRRWAEKSPTPYDFFYTFENVSGQDLAWLWKPWFFSFGTADLSIASFKKGKLTVKKIGVRPVPLTVKVEYEDGTVEKMDAKASVWQKEDSYELAIPNYKSVKAIAVNADLPDEAPLDNYYPALAQRYAQFSIPEGLAGSYLFNEFPVTASVSRKDGLLFMEVAAAGMQFYIIPESDTEFTSLDGAIKLHFLAEDGAIKGMAVKTPDMSLTANKQ, encoded by the coding sequence ATGATGAAAGCAACTTCAATCGCCTTGCTGTTCCTCATTTTTGCCGCCTGCCTTTCGCCCCTTTCCGCTCAGGAAAAGCGGTTCTTCATGCCCCGTGAAATCCGGCAGGCCTACGAGAACGGCACCCGCTCCATGGACGGCAAGCCAGGGCCCAAATACTGGCACAATACCGTAGATTACACGATCGAAGTGGAGGTGATCCCGGAAGAAAAAAAGATAGCGGGCACCGAGCTGGCCGTTTATTACAACAACAGCCCCGATGCCCTCGACCGGCTGGTGGTGCGCCTCTACCACGACGCATTCCGAAAAGCCAACCCCAGGGCCTACCGGGTGCGGCCGGAGGACATCACCGAGGGCGTCGAGATCACCCGCCTGGCCATCAACGGGCAGGAGTACAGCCTCGAACGCGGGCAGGGCGTTTCAAAAAACGGAACCAACACCGCCATCCGTTTGAAAGAAGCCCTGCCACCCGGCGCCAAACTCACCCTGGAAATAGACTGGGCGCAATACATTCCCGAAACTACGGTACGCACGGGCGCCTACGACAGCACCTCCTTTTTTATCGCCTACTGGTACCCGCAGATCGCGGTGTATGACGATGTGTTCGGGTGGGATGAACTGGCTTACGACTTCAGCACCGAGTTCTACAACAACCTGGGCAATTACGATGTAAAGATCACCGCGCCGAAAAACTTTACAGTCCTGTCGACCGGCGTGCTGCAAAACGCCAGAGAAGTATTGCCGGATGAAATATTCCAGCGCTACCAGAAGGCAAAAGGCGCATCTGAAACCGTTTCCATCATCGGCCCGGGCGACCTGGAGGGAGGCTACGAGAACCAATCCGGAGCCTGGCATTACAAGGCGGAAAAGGTTTCGGATTTTGCCTTCTGCCTCAGCGACCATTACTGCTGGGACGCAGCTGCCCAGGAGGTGGCCGGCCGGAATGTGCTGGTCAACAGCTTCTACGCTGTAGAAAATGCAGCAAACTGCCAACAGGTGACCGCCAACCAGCAGAAAACCATGAAGCACTTTTCCGAAGACGTGCCGGGCATCCCCTACCCGTATCCGGAATTCACCACCTTCATCGCCGAAGGCGGCGGCGGCATGGAATACCCCATGATGGCCAACAACGGCAACCCGGGGCTGGGCGTTACGGTGCACGAGATGTTTCACACCTACTTTCCGATGTACGTGCGGGTGAATGAAAAACGCTTCGCCTGGATGGACGAGGGCTGGGCGGATTACATTACCGATGTGGTCACCGGCCGCTACTTCCAGGGGAAGGAAGGCTTTGACTTCGGAAGTTCCGCTACTCAGGTACAGGGCACTATGGGTACCATCAGCGACCTGCCGCTGATTACCTCCACCCAGTTTATGGATTTCAGCAATTACGGCTACGCGTCCTATCCCCTTCCCGCTTTTATCTATGCCACCTTGCACCACCACCTGGGCGAGGAAACCTTCCTGAAGTGCTACCGCGAATACATCCGCCGCTGGGCGGAGAAATCTCCGACGCCCTACGATTTTTTCTATACTTTTGAGAATGTGTCCGGCCAGGACCTGGCCTGGCTGTGGAAACCCTGGTTCTTCTCCTTTGGCACCGCAGACCTCAGCATAGCGTCCTTCAAAAAAGGCAAGCTTACCGTCAAAAAGATTGGGGTTCGCCCCGTGCCGCTCACCGTTAAAGTCGAATATGAAGACGGAACCGTGGAAAAAATGGACGCCAAAGCATCGGTATGGCAGAAAGAGGACAGCTACGAGCTGGCAATCCCCAACTATAAATCGGTAAAGGCCATCGCCGTCAACGCCGATTTGCCGGATGAGGCCCCGCTGGACAACTACTACCCTGCCCTTGCCCAGCGCTATGCCCAATTTTCTATTCCGGAAGGCCTCGCCGGCAGTTATCTGTTCAACGAGTTCCCGGTCACAGCAAGCGTAAGCCGCAAGGACGGGTTGCTGTTCATGGAAGTGGCGGCCGCAGGCATGCAGTTCTACATCATCCCTGAGAGCGACACGGAATTTACCAGCCTGGATGGAGCCATAAAACTCCATTTCCTGGCCGAAGATGGAGCAATCAAGGGCATGGCGGTGAAAACACCCGACATGAGCCTGACTGCGAATAAGCAGTAG